A window of the Desulforapulum autotrophicum HRM2 genome harbors these coding sequences:
- a CDS encoding ABC transporter ATP-binding protein: MKIEFDKLTKGYRKSNGTWHPVLKNVSLSIQPGDFVMLLGKSGCGKTTLLNMLAGFDTPSSGTVRVDGKRVADIHPSRTMLFQQPTLIPWLTVEENVAYGCKIRKDFHQLDYRVAQFIEITGLSGFEHSRPCELSLGMAQRTCLARALVGHPEILIMDEPFASLDTFTRAHIQEETVNLWLSEQFTVVFVTHDIDEAILMGNRVVLLGGSPVGIIETFDIDLPYPRDLNHPLFKGFRREILNRFKRSQSGNRGFL; encoded by the coding sequence TTGAAAATCGAATTTGATAAGCTCACCAAGGGGTATCGAAAATCCAACGGCACCTGGCATCCTGTTCTCAAGAACGTCTCTCTCTCCATTCAACCAGGGGATTTTGTGATGCTGCTTGGCAAGTCCGGCTGTGGAAAGACTACCCTTTTGAACATGCTGGCAGGGTTTGACACGCCCTCATCGGGAACCGTCCGGGTGGACGGCAAACGGGTCGCCGACATTCATCCCTCAAGAACCATGCTGTTCCAGCAACCCACCCTGATTCCCTGGCTCACGGTCGAGGAAAATGTGGCCTATGGGTGTAAAATCCGGAAAGATTTTCATCAGCTTGACTATCGGGTGGCTCAGTTCATTGAGATTACCGGACTTTCAGGTTTTGAACATTCAAGGCCGTGTGAACTCTCCCTGGGTATGGCCCAGCGGACCTGCCTTGCCAGGGCCCTTGTGGGACATCCGGAAATATTGATCATGGACGAGCCCTTTGCCTCCCTTGATACCTTTACCAGGGCCCATATCCAGGAGGAGACGGTTAATCTCTGGCTGAGTGAACAGTTTACCGTGGTGTTTGTAACCCATGACATTGATGAGGCCATTCTGATGGGTAACCGGGTGGTGCTCCTTGGTGGTTCGCCTGTTGGCATTATCGAGACTTTTGATATTGATCTCCCCTATCCCAGGGATCTTAATCACCCGCTGTTCAAGGGCTTCAGGCGGGAGATTCTGAATCGGTTCAAACGCTCCCAATCGGGCAACAGAGGATTCCTATGA
- a CDS encoding ABC transporter substrate-binding protein yields the protein MGEKPVFRIGLLKWVGDFSMGLAGSKGAFDPVPLGSWTQILDSLRDRRIDGAFIPVPAAIDLVTSGTDIRILLKGPNPGAFFIKNRGADIKSLADFKGKTVLVPHGLSIYTLLVHRLMASIGLRLGNDSSSDVVFEPMAVHLMAEALAYDDDGRIGGFIGPEPFGTMAVKAGAGRIVCRAERLWPGYPPDVFVLGGDLVESFPDAVSSLVETLGNVFFFPRQSGREASGMLNFDCLIDIKTVKQIEEYMGAAFGFVAGTTDFSRAVQMDFAMKTGAAI from the coding sequence ATGGGTGAAAAACCTGTTTTCAGGATCGGTCTGCTGAAATGGGTTGGCGATTTTTCCATGGGCCTTGCCGGTTCTAAAGGAGCCTTTGACCCGGTTCCCCTGGGCTCCTGGACCCAGATTCTGGACAGCCTGCGCGACCGGAGGATTGACGGCGCATTTATTCCGGTCCCGGCCGCCATTGACCTTGTGACGTCAGGTACTGATATCCGTATTCTGCTCAAGGGACCCAATCCGGGGGCTTTTTTCATTAAAAATCGAGGGGCAGACATTAAAAGTCTGGCCGATTTCAAGGGGAAAACCGTACTGGTTCCCCATGGGTTATCCATCTACACCCTACTTGTCCACAGGCTCATGGCATCCATTGGTTTGCGGTTGGGCAATGACAGTTCATCGGACGTTGTTTTTGAGCCCATGGCCGTTCATTTGATGGCCGAAGCCCTGGCCTATGACGATGACGGGCGTATCGGTGGTTTTATCGGGCCGGAACCCTTTGGAACCATGGCGGTCAAGGCCGGGGCAGGCAGGATTGTCTGCCGGGCTGAGCGACTCTGGCCAGGTTACCCTCCTGACGTTTTTGTCCTGGGTGGCGACCTGGTTGAATCCTTTCCCGATGCCGTGTCTTCCCTGGTGGAGACCCTTGGCAATGTCTTTTTCTTCCCCCGGCAATCGGGCCGTGAAGCGTCTGGGATGCTGAATTTCGATTGTTTAATTGATATCAAGACTGTCAAGCAGATCGAGGAATATATGGGGGCGGCATTTGGGTTTGTTGCCGGTACCACGGATTTCTCCCGGGCCGTTCAAATGGATTTTGCCATGAAAACAGGAGCTGCAATTTAA
- a CDS encoding ABC1 kinase family protein has translation MVSIRKIGGLGRSYRHFLRYRQILGIIFKYGFGNIIDALNLDEYIEIGLKLISRNKGERLEKLSGAMRIRMIFEELGPTFIKFGQILSSRPDLIPVNLLTELARLQDHVPPFSFDEVAAIISAEFGRPHGEVFEFIDHTPIASASIGQVHRAGITGVGEVAVKVQRPGIRKIIEVDLEIMHHLATLAEDHVEEIAYHRPVRIVEEFAKSLGRELDYSVEASNLERMARQFSNDKTVHIPGVFRAESSQRVLTMEFIRGVKISERAALVRQGLDIGQITRNGAQFVMKQVFDFGFFHADPHPGNLFVLPKNVICPVDFGMAGFIPRHTRESFVDLIYAIHKKDMRLGARFLLELADYDVEPDLAALEKDLTDFVVLNLDRPLKEIRIGQLVQDILEISSHHKMRIPPDLFLMMKAFATVEGVAKKLDPDFDMIKAAAPHVRQAKLSRLSPKRISEDMLGITREALRFARIFPSDFLEILRLAKLGNIRLNIQIQGFERMLATHDQISNRISFAIIIAALIMGSAQLINSNVPPILFGVSVIGIAGFIAAALMGVWLLVAIIKKGRL, from the coding sequence ATGGTCAGTATCCGGAAAATAGGCGGCCTTGGCAGGAGTTATCGCCATTTTTTGCGTTACCGCCAGATACTCGGGATTATTTTCAAATATGGATTCGGTAACATCATTGATGCCTTGAATCTTGACGAGTATATTGAAATAGGACTCAAGCTGATCTCCCGGAACAAGGGGGAGCGGCTTGAGAAGCTTTCCGGGGCCATGCGAATCAGAATGATTTTTGAGGAGCTTGGCCCTACTTTTATAAAGTTCGGCCAGATTTTGTCCTCCCGCCCGGATCTCATTCCTGTTAATCTGTTGACTGAACTTGCCCGACTCCAGGACCATGTGCCGCCTTTCTCCTTTGATGAAGTGGCCGCCATCATCTCGGCCGAGTTCGGACGTCCCCATGGAGAGGTCTTTGAATTCATCGACCATACCCCCATTGCATCGGCTTCCATTGGCCAGGTCCACAGGGCGGGTATTACAGGGGTTGGTGAGGTGGCTGTCAAGGTTCAGCGGCCGGGCATACGCAAGATCATTGAGGTGGATCTTGAAATTATGCACCACCTGGCCACCCTTGCCGAGGACCATGTGGAGGAGATCGCATACCACAGACCGGTCAGGATCGTTGAGGAGTTTGCAAAAAGCCTTGGCCGGGAGCTTGACTATTCAGTTGAAGCCAGCAATCTTGAGAGAATGGCAAGGCAGTTCAGCAACGATAAAACCGTTCATATTCCCGGGGTATTCCGGGCAGAATCAAGCCAGCGTGTGCTGACCATGGAGTTTATCCGGGGGGTGAAAATTTCTGAAAGAGCGGCCCTTGTCCGCCAGGGTCTGGACATCGGACAAATCACCCGGAACGGGGCTCAGTTTGTCATGAAGCAGGTGTTTGATTTTGGCTTTTTCCATGCCGATCCCCATCCGGGTAACCTGTTTGTGCTTCCCAAAAACGTCATCTGTCCGGTTGATTTTGGCATGGCAGGATTTATTCCCCGCCACACCCGGGAGTCCTTTGTGGATCTTATCTATGCAATCCACAAGAAGGATATGCGCCTTGGGGCACGATTTCTCCTTGAGCTTGCCGACTATGATGTCGAGCCGGATCTTGCCGCCCTTGAAAAGGACCTTACGGATTTTGTCGTGCTTAACCTTGACCGGCCGCTCAAGGAGATACGCATCGGTCAGCTTGTCCAGGACATTCTGGAGATATCGTCCCACCACAAGATGCGGATTCCCCCTGATCTTTTCCTGATGATGAAGGCCTTTGCCACGGTTGAAGGTGTGGCAAAAAAACTTGATCCGGATTTTGATATGATCAAGGCTGCCGCCCCCCATGTGAGGCAGGCAAAATTGTCCAGACTTTCCCCGAAACGTATCTCTGAAGATATGCTTGGCATTACCAGGGAAGCCCTGAGATTTGCCCGAATCTTTCCCTCGGATTTTCTTGAAATTCTGCGACTTGCAAAGCTTGGAAACATCCGCCTGAATATTCAGATTCAGGGATTCGAACGTATGCTTGCCACCCATGACCAGATCAGCAACCGCATCTCCTTTGCCATTATCATAGCTGCCCTGATCATGGGGTCGGCCCAGCTGATCAACTCCAATGTGCCTCCCATTCTTTTCGGGGTTTCGGTTATCGGGATTGCAGGCTTTATTGCTGCAGCCCTGATGGGGGTGTGGCTGCTTGTGGCCATCATCAAAAAGGGACGTCTATAA
- a CDS encoding phasin family protein encodes MLDYMKKSFLAGVGLALRSKKEIEDLAREFAEKGKMDQQEGQKFLDDIMDRYDETVEKFDHRVESAVEKILKKTDLARRSDLVKLKKEITEIKAMLVELQAGSVDKDET; translated from the coding sequence ATGCTTGACTACATGAAAAAGAGTTTTCTGGCCGGTGTCGGGCTTGCCCTGCGGTCAAAAAAAGAGATCGAAGATCTGGCCCGGGAGTTTGCGGAAAAGGGTAAGATGGACCAGCAGGAGGGTCAAAAATTTCTCGATGATATCATGGACCGTTATGATGAAACCGTGGAAAAATTTGACCATAGGGTGGAGTCTGCAGTGGAGAAAATCCTTAAAAAGACCGACCTGGCAAGGAGAAGTGATCTTGTTAAATTGAAAAAAGAGATTACAGAGATCAAAGCCATGCTGGTTGAACTCCAGGCCGGCAGCGTCGACAAAGATGAAACCTAG
- a CDS encoding acyl-CoA dehydrogenase: MAQLISDRRDIDFVLHEQLGLVDHERFAEFNKKTVDLIVSEARNLAVKEILPTQKPGDEEGCTFDNGRVTVPPCFKRAWELYKEGEWLAMTDDPEVGGQGMPKLVGLAANEYLIGANPSFMLYSGMTHGAATLVEAFGTDEQKRLYMKKMFSGEWGGTMLLTEAEAGSDVGALSSVAKKNADGTYSITGTKIFISAGEHDLAKNIIHPVLARIEGAPEGTRGISLFLVPKYRVNDDGSLGEFNNVVCTGIEEKMGLHGNATCTLSLGEKGESIGTLLGAENKGMSAMFRMMNEARAFVGLQGFAVSTASYMYALDYARTRIQGKNILKARQPGVKSCPIIEHPDVRRQLLNMKALIEGMRSLIYFNGKCLDIAETSEDPEQKERYGDMVELLTPLVKGYVTDRSLEVCSHGVQVYGGYGYIKEFPVEQLMRDSRIYMIYEGTNGIQAMDLLGRKLAMKDGKLFRDFIDEIRQVVEAAKQVEGVKAIAARVEKAVDKLEQTAKVIGERSKSKDVMNAYSFAHPFLEVTGDVAMAWMLLWRAMVAAPKLVKKAGSLDPEVVAAKSATNKDAAYYAGQVMTAAFFINTLLPSALAKMDAIVEGDSSVETMPEAAFGSR, translated from the coding sequence ATGGCACAGTTGATTTCAGACCGCAGGGACATTGATTTTGTTTTACACGAGCAGCTGGGGCTGGTGGACCATGAGCGTTTTGCCGAGTTTAATAAAAAAACCGTTGATCTGATTGTTTCGGAGGCAAGGAACCTGGCTGTAAAGGAGATTTTACCCACCCAGAAGCCGGGTGATGAGGAGGGGTGTACTTTTGACAATGGACGGGTAACGGTTCCGCCGTGCTTCAAGCGGGCCTGGGAACTATACAAGGAGGGCGAATGGCTTGCCATGACCGATGATCCCGAGGTGGGGGGCCAGGGCATGCCAAAACTTGTGGGTCTTGCTGCAAATGAATATCTCATCGGTGCCAACCCCTCGTTCATGCTCTACAGCGGCATGACCCACGGAGCTGCCACCCTTGTGGAGGCCTTTGGAACTGACGAGCAGAAACGGCTCTATATGAAAAAAATGTTTTCCGGTGAGTGGGGTGGAACCATGCTGCTCACCGAGGCCGAGGCAGGTTCTGACGTGGGGGCCTTGTCCTCGGTTGCAAAAAAGAATGCTGACGGCACCTATTCGATTACGGGGACCAAAATATTTATCTCGGCAGGCGAGCATGACCTTGCTAAAAACATCATTCACCCGGTGCTTGCAAGGATAGAAGGGGCGCCCGAAGGTACCCGTGGCATCTCGCTCTTCCTGGTTCCCAAGTACAGGGTCAATGATGATGGCAGCCTTGGTGAGTTTAACAATGTGGTTTGCACGGGCATTGAGGAGAAGATGGGGCTCCACGGAAACGCCACCTGCACCCTCTCCCTTGGCGAAAAGGGTGAGAGTATCGGTACCCTTTTGGGTGCGGAAAACAAGGGGATGTCGGCCATGTTCAGGATGATGAACGAGGCCCGTGCCTTTGTTGGCCTCCAGGGTTTTGCCGTATCAACGGCCTCCTATATGTATGCCCTTGACTATGCCAGGACAAGAATCCAGGGAAAGAATATTCTCAAGGCAAGACAGCCGGGGGTGAAGAGCTGTCCCATCATCGAGCACCCGGATGTGAGGCGACAGCTGCTCAACATGAAGGCCCTGATCGAAGGCATGAGAAGCCTGATCTACTTTAACGGAAAATGCCTCGATATTGCTGAAACTTCGGAAGATCCCGAACAAAAGGAGCGGTACGGCGACATGGTCGAGCTTCTTACCCCCCTGGTCAAGGGATATGTCACAGATCGATCCCTTGAGGTGTGCAGCCATGGGGTCCAGGTTTATGGCGGGTACGGGTATATCAAGGAATTTCCCGTTGAGCAGCTCATGCGTGATTCAAGGATTTACATGATCTACGAGGGAACCAACGGCATTCAGGCCATGGACCTGCTGGGCCGGAAGCTTGCCATGAAGGACGGCAAACTTTTTAGGGATTTCATTGACGAGATTCGTCAGGTGGTGGAAGCGGCAAAGCAGGTTGAGGGGGTCAAGGCCATTGCCGCTCGGGTTGAAAAGGCCGTGGATAAACTTGAACAGACGGCAAAGGTCATTGGGGAACGGTCAAAATCCAAGGATGTGATGAACGCCTATTCCTTTGCCCATCCATTCCTTGAGGTGACAGGTGATGTTGCCATGGCCTGGATGCTGCTGTGGCGGGCCATGGTGGCTGCGCCAAAGCTTGTCAAAAAGGCGGGCTCCCTTGATCCTGAAGTTGTGGCCGCAAAGTCAGCCACGAACAAGGATGCGGCTTATTATGCCGGCCAGGTAATGACGGCAGCCTTTTTCATCAATACCCTTCTTCCGTCAGCCCTTGCAAAAATGGATGCCATTGTCGAGGGTGATTCCAGTGTGGAAACCATGCCCGAGGCAGCTTTTGGGTCCAGGTAA
- a CDS encoding hydantoinase/oxoprolinase family protein, which produces MLIGLDVGGTHTDAVLLDKIGLIRNVKVATNPLDLFNTVLSGLDLLLDGIDPLKIKRIVLSTTLTTNAIVQRRTKPVGIIVSSGPGIDPKLFGRGKYYFPVAGSIDHRGRERSPINPDEILAVSEQLRHLGIKHVGVIGKFSPRNPFHELLIKELIDKDFDKIFLGHQVSGNLNFPRRIATVLLNTSVYSIHRSFFNAVKGSLEQKGLTTPIQILKADGGTMSLEASMDFPGQTILSGPAASVMGAIAHAPANEDVLVLDIGGTTTDIAILVDKAPLLEPVGIGRGRYQSLIRSLKTLSRGIGGDSHVRVKNGVIKIGPLRSGPALAFGGPEPTPTDAMIVLGIMTAGDRQKALDGMADIAGQLGTTPVQAADTIFKTCCAMIVKVANKMVTQINSKPVYTVHEFLEGYQIKPRKILLLGGPARFFAPEIERQSGIETRSVPASSVANAIGAALARTTCEVSLSADTEQKIASAPEEDFSAPIPRGYTEDDVIETAYTLLHSKAIRAGSQPEDLEIEVIEFQKFNIVRKFSTQGKIYRAKLQVKPGLIKGYDNVYISLNETFKESFKETMEGKC; this is translated from the coding sequence ATGCTGATCGGATTAGATGTTGGCGGAACCCACACGGATGCAGTTCTGCTTGACAAAATCGGGCTCATACGAAACGTCAAGGTAGCAACAAACCCCCTGGATCTCTTTAATACGGTTCTTTCGGGACTCGATCTTCTTCTTGACGGCATTGACCCACTTAAAATCAAACGCATTGTCTTGAGCACCACGCTTACCACCAATGCAATTGTTCAGCGCCGGACCAAACCGGTAGGCATCATCGTAAGTTCAGGGCCGGGCATCGACCCCAAGCTCTTTGGCAGGGGAAAGTACTATTTTCCCGTGGCCGGATCCATTGACCACCGTGGAAGGGAGAGAAGCCCCATCAATCCCGATGAGATCCTGGCCGTTTCCGAACAACTCAGACACCTGGGGATCAAACATGTGGGAGTTATAGGAAAATTTTCTCCCAGGAACCCCTTTCACGAACTTTTGATCAAAGAACTCATAGACAAAGATTTTGATAAAATCTTTCTCGGCCACCAGGTTTCAGGAAATCTCAACTTTCCAAGAAGAATCGCAACGGTTCTTTTAAATACCTCGGTCTACAGCATCCATCGGTCGTTTTTCAATGCCGTCAAAGGCTCCCTTGAGCAAAAGGGGCTAACGACACCCATCCAGATTCTCAAGGCGGACGGTGGCACCATGAGCCTTGAGGCGTCCATGGATTTTCCCGGCCAGACCATTCTTTCCGGACCTGCTGCAAGCGTCATGGGGGCAATTGCCCATGCTCCGGCCAACGAGGATGTCCTGGTTCTTGATATCGGAGGGACCACAACAGACATTGCCATTCTTGTGGACAAGGCTCCGCTTCTGGAACCGGTGGGTATCGGTCGGGGACGGTACCAAAGCCTGATTCGATCACTCAAGACACTTTCCAGGGGAATAGGAGGCGACAGTCATGTAAGGGTGAAAAACGGCGTCATCAAGATCGGTCCCCTTCGATCCGGGCCGGCCCTGGCCTTTGGCGGTCCCGAACCCACCCCCACGGACGCCATGATCGTGCTTGGCATCATGACAGCGGGCGACCGACAAAAAGCCCTGGATGGAATGGCAGACATTGCCGGGCAACTGGGTACAACCCCCGTTCAAGCCGCCGACACCATCTTCAAGACCTGCTGCGCCATGATTGTCAAAGTGGCCAATAAAATGGTAACCCAGATCAACAGCAAACCCGTATATACGGTACATGAATTTCTGGAAGGGTATCAGATAAAACCCCGGAAGATTCTTCTTCTGGGAGGACCTGCCCGATTTTTTGCACCTGAAATAGAGCGTCAGTCCGGCATCGAAACAAGATCAGTACCGGCAAGCAGTGTTGCCAATGCCATTGGCGCAGCCCTTGCCAGGACGACCTGCGAGGTGTCTTTGTCGGCGGATACGGAACAGAAAATCGCCTCAGCACCTGAGGAGGATTTCAGCGCACCCATCCCCCGGGGGTACACCGAGGATGATGTCATTGAAACAGCATACACCCTTCTCCACAGCAAGGCCATCAGGGCAGGATCTCAACCCGAGGATCTTGAAATCGAAGTGATTGAATTCCAGAAGTTCAACATTGTCCGCAAATTTTCAACCCAGGGCAAAATTTACCGGGCAAAACTCCAGGTCAAACCAGGGTTGATAAAAGGGTATGACAACGTTTACATATCCCTGAACGAGACATTCAAGGAGTCCTTTAAGGAGACCATGGAAGGAAAATGCTGA
- a CDS encoding histone deacetylase family protein, whose product MLKANKRTGLVFFPAFDWAIDPTHPEREERLLYTLDQVLEEGIFDISGIEEYKPDLITAKEIQRVHFCVPDEATITTQSHLISAGGAKTIARAVMNKEIDCGFALIRPPGHHAMRVAHGGRGFCHINMEAIMVEYLRQEHGIKRVAIVDTDCHHGDGTNDIYWHDPDTLFISLHQDGRTLYPGTGFPHELGGPNAKGSCLNIPLPPGTATEGYLYMINNTVLPILDEFKPDIIINSAGQDNHYTDPLTNMKFSAQGYAELTRLLKPDIAVLEGGYAIEGALPYVNLGIILALAGMDFSQVVEPDYSPENLRQAFHVTQKIEQTSEIINRYWNQRMELREKAGIHGEIQHRHREIFYDTDSILERQKEKIRICRDCSGALEIDSQASTGKHVLCVHIPLNACRQCRETGYEMFERADMKRYSRAFLQDRPNDTYTIK is encoded by the coding sequence ATGCTGAAAGCCAACAAACGAACAGGCCTTGTATTTTTTCCGGCATTTGACTGGGCCATCGACCCCACCCATCCGGAAAGGGAGGAACGTCTCCTCTATACCCTGGATCAGGTTTTAGAAGAGGGAATCTTCGATATCAGCGGTATTGAGGAATACAAGCCGGACCTGATCACTGCAAAGGAAATCCAGCGGGTACACTTCTGCGTTCCGGATGAGGCAACCATAACCACCCAGTCCCACTTGATCAGCGCCGGTGGCGCCAAAACCATTGCCCGGGCCGTCATGAACAAAGAGATAGACTGCGGTTTTGCCCTGATAAGGCCCCCGGGCCACCATGCCATGCGTGTGGCCCACGGTGGAAGGGGGTTCTGCCATATCAACATGGAAGCCATCATGGTGGAATACCTGCGCCAGGAACACGGCATAAAAAGGGTAGCCATTGTGGATACCGACTGCCACCACGGTGACGGCACCAACGACATCTACTGGCATGATCCAGACACCTTGTTCATCAGCCTTCACCAGGACGGACGCACCCTCTATCCCGGAACGGGATTTCCCCATGAACTTGGCGGCCCCAATGCAAAGGGCAGTTGTCTAAACATCCCCCTGCCCCCTGGAACGGCAACCGAAGGCTACCTCTACATGATCAACAACACGGTACTTCCCATACTCGACGAGTTCAAGCCAGATATCATCATCAACTCAGCAGGCCAGGACAACCATTACACCGACCCCCTGACCAATATGAAATTTTCAGCCCAGGGATATGCTGAACTCACCCGCCTGTTAAAACCCGATATTGCGGTTCTCGAGGGGGGGTATGCCATTGAAGGCGCCCTCCCCTATGTCAACCTCGGGATCATCCTGGCCCTTGCAGGCATGGACTTCAGCCAGGTGGTGGAGCCTGATTACAGTCCAGAGAATCTCAGGCAGGCATTCCATGTAACCCAGAAGATAGAACAGACGTCAGAAATCATCAACCGATACTGGAATCAGCGCATGGAGTTGCGGGAGAAGGCGGGCATCCATGGCGAAATTCAGCATCGCCACCGGGAGATTTTCTACGACACGGACAGCATCCTTGAACGGCAAAAAGAAAAAATCCGGATATGCAGAGATTGCTCCGGAGCCCTTGAGATCGACTCCCAGGCATCCACGGGCAAGCATGTCCTGTGCGTCCACATTCCCTTGAACGCCTGCCGACAATGCCGGGAAACCGGATATGAGATGTTTGAACGGGCCGACATGAAACGGTACAGTCGGGCGTTTCTTCAGGATAGACCCAACGATACCTACACGATAAAATAA